The following DNA comes from Musa acuminata AAA Group cultivar baxijiao chromosome BXJ1-4, Cavendish_Baxijiao_AAA, whole genome shotgun sequence.
CTATCACGATCCCAAATCCACTCCTTCTCCCCTCCGCAGAACTTATCGATTCGATAGCAGTGATAGAATGCTCCGCCGCCACAGCTTTTGCCTGTTGCCCCCGacgctcctcttcctcctcctcacttCACCCGCTCGCTTCGCCAACTCCGCCACGTGCCCATACGACTTGGACTCCGCCTCCCACCTGATTTCCCCCGCCTGCTACGCCAACGCCTCCGCCGCTTCCGCCGCCACCAACTGCTGCTGGTACGTCTACACCGCCTACACCTTCGCCGCCGTCGGCCACGCCAACCGCAGCGGCACCGCCTTCCTCCCCCCCGCCGTCGCCTCCGCCTGCTCCGCTTCCTTCGCGGCCGTCCTCGTCAGCCGCGGCCTCGTCAACGCCTCTCTCCTCTCCTCCGCCTCTTGCGACCTCGGCTCGTCCCTTCTCGCTGCCGCCGGCCGCCCGTGCCAGTTCCCCACCGTCCGGGGCATCCGCTCCGCCGCCGACTTCACGCTTGCTTCCCGCCTCTGCGCCTCCCCTACCGCTGGGGATCTCTCCCCCGACGTGGGCACCGCATGCCCTGCGTGCCAGAACGCCGTCATCTCCGCCACCTTCGCGCTGCTCAACGCCACCCACTCCAAGGAGTTCGTCCCCTGCGGCGTGGCCGCCACCATCGCGGTCTGGACCCCGTTCCAGCCGTCCCCGCCCCGGTTCGCTTCCTACGCCCGTTGTATGCTCCAAGTCCTCGAAAATGTCGGTGGCCTTGGCACCGACAACCTCATCCCTTCGCCCCCGCCTCCCTCCTCCGTCCAAGCTCCCGTCTCCACGTCCTCCTCATCCTCCGCCTCCAGATCCATCAAAATCGCCGTCGGCTCCGCTTCGGCCGGCCTCGTCTCCATCGCGGCGATCGTCTTTCTCGCCTTCAAGATCCGCCGGTCCACCGCGGTCACCAGCAACATGAAGGACGAGAAGGAGCCGCCGCCGTCTTCGACCGCCGCGTCCCCGCTCCCCACGGATGGTCTCTACATCTTCACCAAGGCAGAGCTAAGGGCGGCCACGAACGGGTTCGACGACCGCCTCCTCCTCGGCGAGGGAGGCGCCGGTAAGGTCTATCTGGGGAGGCTCCCCAGCGAGCAGCCAGTGGCCATCAAGCGCATTCACCGGGAACAGAAGGTGGCCGAGTTCTATGCCGAGGTGGCCATCCTCGCCAAGCTCCGCCACCGCAACCTCGCGACCCTCGTCGGCTACTGCTTCGGCGATCGGGAGCACGctctggtgtacgagtacatggccGGCGGCAATCTCGCGCGCGCCCTCTCCTCCGGTGAGCTGACGTGGTGGCGGCGCGTCCGAGTGGCTGTCGACGTGGCGGAGGGGCTCGCGTACCTGCACGGGCTCCCCGAGGGGGCGGTGATCCACCGGGACGTGAAGCCCACCAACGTGCTGCTCACCGACGCGGGGCTGGGCAAATTGTCCGACTTCGGTGTGTCGCGTGTGGTGCCGCCGGGCGGCAACCACGTGTCGACGGAGGTGATGGGCACCCTGGGGTACGTGGACCCGGAGAGCTTCCCGGCGGGGCACGTGTCGGAGGCCACggacgtgtacagcttcggggTGGTGCTGCTGGAGCTCGTCACCGGGATGCGGGCGGTGGTTCCCACCCCGACGGGCGGGGCGGAGTCCATCATCCACGCGGCGCGCGCGTCCGCTGGGTGGTCGTCCGACGGCGCGGGGCCGTCGGTGGTGGACCCCAGGCTAGGGGAGGGCTGGGACCGGCCCACGGTGGGGGCGGTGTTCGAGCTGGCGTGCCGGTGCGTGCGCCCGCGCAGGGAGGAGCGGCCCACGAT
Coding sequences within:
- the LOC135671989 gene encoding probable LRR receptor-like serine/threonine-protein kinase At4g29180, with amino-acid sequence MLRRHSFCLLPPTLLFLLLTSPARFANSATCPYDLDSASHLISPACYANASAASAATNCCWYVYTAYTFAAVGHANRSGTAFLPPAVASACSASFAAVLVSRGLVNASLLSSASCDLGSSLLAAAGRPCQFPTVRGIRSAADFTLASRLCASPTAGDLSPDVGTACPACQNAVISATFALLNATHSKEFVPCGVAATIAVWTPFQPSPPRFASYARCMLQVLENVGGLGTDNLIPSPPPPSSVQAPVSTSSSSSASRSIKIAVGSASAGLVSIAAIVFLAFKIRRSTAVTSNMKDEKEPPPSSTAASPLPTDGLYIFTKAELRAATNGFDDRLLLGEGGAGKVYLGRLPSEQPVAIKRIHREQKVAEFYAEVAILAKLRHRNLATLVGYCFGDREHALVYEYMAGGNLARALSSGELTWWRRVRVAVDVAEGLAYLHGLPEGAVIHRDVKPTNVLLTDAGLGKLSDFGVSRVVPPGGNHVSTEVMGTLGYVDPESFPAGHVSEATDVYSFGVVLLELVTGMRAVVPTPTGGAESIIHAARASAGWSSDGAGPSVVDPRLGEGWDRPTVGAVFELACRCVRPRREERPTMREAAAELAAALADLEARTGGTEEAATSPPQPPPNESPAPPSASTGSPPSSVHAWSI